The sequence ACCTTTTTGAAATTGATGTTGTTCAACATAATCTGCCAGATTTTAATCAGAAAATTTCAACAGTAGCCATTTGTGCTGGGGCGGGAGGTAGTTATCTTAATAGCCTACCTGCGGAAATTGATTTATTTATTACTGGCGAAGTAAAATGAACTGAGTGAGTAATAGCTAATGAAAAAAACTTAAATGTTATTTGTTTCAATCATTATATGGAAAATTACTACACAAAAATTTTTACCCAATATTTAATCGAAAAATTTCCGGACTTAACAATTAGCTCCTATAAAATAAAAAACATTATTAACTACCGATAATAATGTTTTTTTTATTGCTCTTCTAAATATTTAATTACTTCTAATTGGATATTACTTGGTGTTGATGCTCCAGCTGTTACAGCAACAGTATTAATATTTTCTAATCATTGCGCTTTAATATCATTTTTATCATTAATCCGGTAAGAAGGAATATTTTTGCGTTCTCCCATTTCCACTAACTTTAAAGTATTATTACTACGTTTATCACCAACAACAAGTAGTAAATCAATTTGATCTGAATCTAATGCCAAAACCGCGTTTTGTCGTTCGAGAGTAGCATTACATAAATCATTTTTAAATTCAATCATTTGTTGTGGTAAACGGTTTTTAATATTAAGAACAATATCTTCAATATCAATTTTTGATAAAGTTGTTTGGTTAGTGATGAGGATTTTCTTGGTGTGATCAAGTTTTGGAATAATTGGTTCAATTTCAGCAACGGTTGTTACTAAATGAATTAGGGGGCTAATTGATAAAATCGCATTTGTTTCAGGATGGTGAGTTTTACCAATAAAAATAATTTCATAGTCTTTTTTTGCTAAATATTCGCGAATTAAATCTTTTGTTGCTGTAACTCATTCACATTCGGTATCTACTATAATAATATTTTTTTGCGCAGCTAAAGTTTTAATCCGTTCATCACTACCATGCGCTGAGAGGATAACTACACTATTATTTGGTAAGTTTGCTAATAAGTCCAAGCGGTTTTGTTTATAATCATTAATTGGAATAATTCCTAAATCAATGATTTCTTTAACTACATGTTGATTATGGACTAAATAGCCCAGCATAAAAATCTCTTTATCTTGATATTGCTTAGCCGCATCTTTTGCTCATTTAATTGACTTAACAACTCCCAAGCAATAACCGCGAGGGGTAACTTTAATAACATTCATTTTTCACCATTTATTTCTTAATTTTATTTAATCATAGCATATTTTTTAGGGGAAAAATAAATCTCTTTTAATTATTTTTTTAAAATAATTTGCTCTTTTTATAATGCTTTGGTATAATCTTTACCACTAATATTATTTTAGGAGAACAAAATGAAAAACAAAATGCAAGGTTTTTATGAAAAAATGTGTGCGAAGTGTCAAGCACGTTTTAAACAATTAATTTTATATATTAGAAAGAACTTACCAGAACTATTAAAAGAATTACAATTATTTAAATGTGTTATTGATAAGGAACGTAAGATTGGTGATGATAAAGGGATTACGCCATTAGCACTGATTAATTGTCAAAATGATTCTTATGTTTTTCTATGAAAAAATAATCTTTTTACTAATACTGTCCCAAAATTACCAATTACCA is a genomic window of Spiroplasma syrphidicola EA-1 containing:
- the ispH gene encoding 4-hydroxy-3-methylbut-2-enyl diphosphate reductase translates to MNVIKVTPRGYCLGVVKSIKWAKDAAKQYQDKEIFMLGYLVHNQHVVKEIIDLGIIPINDYKQNRLDLLANLPNNSVVILSAHGSDERIKTLAAQKNIIIVDTECEWVTATKDLIREYLAKKDYEIIFIGKTHHPETNAILSISPLIHLVTTVAEIEPIIPKLDHTKKILITNQTTLSKIDIEDIVLNIKNRLPQQMIEFKNDLCNATLERQNAVLALDSDQIDLLLVVGDKRSNNTLKLVEMGERKNIPSYRINDKNDIKAQWLENINTVAVTAGASTPSNIQLEVIKYLEEQ